One Ochotona princeps isolate mOchPri1 chromosome 12, mOchPri1.hap1, whole genome shotgun sequence genomic window, GAAATAGGGAGGGGATGTAGAAGAATAAGTAATAGAGGGGAGTCCAGCTTGCTTATaaagcttgtttttgcttttgatatTGAACTTGACAACAGGGTGGTTTTGTGAATATGTTGATATTTCTATCAGAACCAGTGAATAGAATTTCCTAAACTTGCACCTTGAATTTTGCCAATAACTGGTTCTTTGGCAGTCCTGGCTCTTATCTGTGTCCCTGTTAACATGCCCATCAGGGttttgattcttcttctataGTGTGCATATGTGAGGTCTAGGCATTGGCACACCAGTAAACAGTTAAAAACCAGCTTTCTGGAAAAGAGAAAGGCCTTGCTTGAGGTATTTTAAACTTTTCATGGTGTGAATACTCCACTGCCATGGCTGACTTTATGCTGTCACCATGGTGTCACTAAATGTTGAGTTGGAAGATGCACTTGGCTGGAGGCATCATTATATAATATGTTTATCTTATAGATATGAAAGAAAGTAAAATGAGTAGTGAAATCCCCTTAGGAAGGGATGAATTTGAGTAATTATTATATTTGCATTAAATATGATTTCTTTAATTGTAAATTTATTTAGTGCAGTTTTAGTATGACTGTATTTAATAATCTGCTTGCAAAATTCCTGAAAGTCTGATAACCTGAAAACAAGCCAGTTCTGTCATACTACTGGATTTTGAGCTagagaaataaggagaaaaagaaggaaaaagaggcacTTGTAATACTTTAATACCAGAAGGACTCAATGCCATTCAGACTTGATGATGGGTCCATTTGAGCAGCAGGATCCACAAGTTCACAGAAGTGATGTGTTTGATCAGAAGCCTGAACTTTGGAGTTGACCATACTGGACTCCAGATCCAGCGCTGCCATTCGTAAGCTATGTGACCTTAAGCAAGCTTTTTCACCTCTCTAAACTTCAGCTTCTCTTCTGTAACATGGGCACAATAAGTAGTACCTATTATTTAGAGTTGTTATGGAGATTACATGAGTATCTACTCAAAGTGCTCAGTCTATCATGTCACAAAGTAAGCCTTTTATAAATGATAGCCATAGCACCACTAGGGTTACCATTTCTAATCCACATCCAAGCTGGTCTCTGAAACCATGGCAGTGATAAGATCCAGCCCAGGCACGAGCTCGTGCAGATACtgattggttggtttttttttttttttttaagatttattcattttattacagccagatatacacagaagagaagagacagagaggaagatcttccgtccgatgattcactccccaagtgagccgcaatgggctgacgCGCgtcgatccaatgccgggaaccaggaacctcttccgggtctcccacgagggtgccatgtcccaatgcattgggtcgtcctcaactgcttttccaggccacaagcagggagctggatgggaagtgcagctgccgggattagaaccggcgcccaaatgggatcccggggctttaaaggcgaggactttagccgctaggccatgctgccggcgCCGGCCCGATACTGATTGTTAAACAACATCTTCTCTGTATTGCTTGTAGTACCAACCAATCATGTAGGCTCATTCTCAAGTGAAGGAAGTTGCTTCTTTCCAAACTTTCTAAAAAACACTATTACTTCTTATAGATGCTTAATTTCAAATACATGAAGCTCATTTCTCACTACTGCTTTCCTTAGaccttcttttaattatttatttgaaaggcgaggGACAGAAaaaggttcactgcccaaatgtttaTATGAGCTTGGTGTAAGActaatcaaaaaccaagagcctgaaactcaatgcaggtctcccatagagagagcaggggtctaagcacttgaaccatcatgtgTTGCCTATTAGAATACACTCTAGTTGGAAGTTGAAAACAGAGGTGGAGCTGGGGCTAGAACATAGTCACTCCATGTGGAAAATGTATCCCAAGCTAACAGTAGCTTGGCTTAACTACTGTGCCTAAACCTAATCctaggcattttaaaaaatacaaatacccCTTAGAATGTGAATTGTTAAGTTTGATACCTTTGTGTGAATGAAGCAGCCAGATTACAGGGCTCTGGGAAGCCTGGGAGTGTCAAAGGGAGACTGAAAGGGCATAAAAGCACTGGAGTCTACATCTATCTACCCCCACTCTCCCCAACTCCATCCGTTACTATGATCAGCCTGCTTCCAGGTGCACCAGACTCCTCTCAAGGCAAATCCACTCTAGTGACTCTATGTTCCTCCAGTGACCCTAGAACCAAGTTGTGTAACCCAGTTGAATCTCAGACCCATAATCAACTGAGAACTCATACTTCGGATCATCAAGATTGCAGTCCGTTGGTCTGGATTCTAGATGTGCTTCAACCGCTTGATGTGTTACCCAGAGAAGGTCATTTCATGTCTCCGaacctttatattttttttattctattgagGATATTGATGATAAATTAACCTGAGACTCTAGTGAGAGAGCCCTTTGGGAACTAACAAGCTCTGACACACTGTGGTGATCCTTTTATATTCCCCATACCTTGTTGTTGGTTCCTCCTTTTCCTTCAACTCTTTACAAGTGGACATAAAGAGAAAACCTTTTTGAGAGCACCATAGTGATAAGAAAATAACATTTCCCACCCTTAATTCTAAGAGATTCTAGCAGCCAACATACAAGTCCTTACCCAGGGTTCTTTATTCCTAATGTAGTTTTGCCTATAATACTAGTAACTAGAAATTAGTCCCAGTTTGACTTCACTCATTTGGTACTACAAGAAGGCAAAGGTGACATTTGAAAAAACTCTGAGGTCCTGTGAGTACTAATTATATTCTTATTGAGGTCTTGTTTGTTTGTGATGTCACACAGATGGTTTCAAAACTATAGAGTTTTGGAAGCCAGGCGAGGGATTACAGCTTCTGGCAGGATCAACCTTATAGCCAACTATGTCTTGGGCTTTGAGAGGACCCTGAAGAGCAGGTAGGAAGCCATGAGAGCCAGTTTCTGGGCCATCTGTATGATTTAGGAGTAGCAACTGGTGCTATTCATTGGAATGGCAGAGCTTGTACTTTGCCTCAATCTGTGCCATGGTACCTATTGTCCCCTCTAGATCTTCACCGAGTAAAGTCGCAGGGTCCCTGCAATCAAGAGGGTCTGTACTATTAACTCTCCTATCAGCTGGTACCTCCTTTCTGGCATTTGTCATCTCCTGATGTGGCTAGACGATGACTCAGTTGTTGGGAAAGGGACTGTGTTTCAGGATCAGTCATTTGGGGTGCAGAAAAATTGCTAATGACCAATCAGGCCATTTGTGTGAAACTAAGGTCTTCCTAGGAGGCTAATTGGAATCTAGCCAAAGTGGCTGTGTTGAGGGAGAAGCCATAGAATAACATCTGGTTGGTGCAAGATGCACTAGATTCCAGTCAGCATGGCATGTGCTTAGGGTACCACACTTTGACAGTGCCCAGAAACTGACTGGCTGGGAAGAACATGCCcaaaaggaggaaggagaggtgcTCCTAGGAAAGCTTAAAGGCACCCAACTTAGGAAAAGATGAAGCTGACTCAAAGATGCTCACTTTTTTATGTATGTGGGGTATTCCTGTGAGACACTGATGGGCTATTCTGACAAATAGATTGAGAGAAAGCAGAGCATGTGAGGACAATACAGACTTGCCCTGCCATTCCACACATGGCACAACAAGGTGCTGCATGCACACCTGTTGCGACAGTGATGTGCATGAGCTGAGAATGGTAGGGGAACCTCCAAGTGTGTGGAGGTCAGGGCCAGCCCTGTAGGGCTGAGGTCTTGGGGACAGCCTTCTGTCTTTCTAGTGTGTGAGACAGGTGTCACAGCCATGATTCAGGAAGTACCAAGATCAAAGCAGATCTTTAATACACAAGGACTCCCCTGGGAAGGAGCTTGAAGGATTTTATTAGTTAACGGTAAAATTCACAGAAGCAAAGGTGTCCCTGGGGGTAAGAGActtagggttttgtttgtttgtttgttttctgccatCTCACTTCTTCTGCATGTTAACCATCCTTGTCTACTCCTTGCTCAGTGAAGGGCAAAGGCATTTTCAGGAAAGCACCAAAAACTTGAGGACTGGGCTTTTAGGAGGGGAAAAGATGGCACAGCCTGAGGACAAGGCCATCAGAGCCCAACTAGAGAGTGCTCAACATCTGCCCAGTTTCCCTAGCCCCAAGGTCAGCAGTATGGAGGTCTCATGCCCAGATCTCTGCTGCCTGTGGAGGAGCTGTTCTCCTGCCATCTGTGGGGCTGGGCTTTGCCCCTGAGGCTCCTGGGAAGGTATCAGTGCTGAGTTGGGTTGGTTTGAAATATGATGTATCTGCCAGCCAGGAGCAGGTTTTAGACCTCCTTCTCATCTGTCCCTGCATTCCTGTGGGAACTCTCTCTAAAACAGACTGGGCTGACAAGGAAGAAATGATTTGGACACCAAGTCTCCTCCCAACGCCAACAGTCTGCTTCATAATCATGGTAGCTTTTGCTCATTTTGGAAGCAGGGGAGAAAGGAATTGGTGGTAACAGGAAATAGCTCTTCTGATTGACTCATACGAATATTCTACAAATTATAACAACACAACAGGACAGACATCTTACTAAGATCTTGAATCACATGATGTTATGGAACATAATGCCCATGGCAGACAAATACTACATAATACAAAGTAcctgagggggagagggggaggaagaagaagaagtaaagaagaaaggagaagactAACAAGGCTGTGTGGAATCCTGACTCTCGGAGGTACTAGAGTTCActgggggctgggtgtgggcctcCAGGGGCCTTCCTTGCCCTCACATGTCGGTTTCAGTGGCATGGACTTCCGTCTCAGTGATAGCGATCCCGATAGCAAGGCTGCCATTGTCAGAGAACAGCTGGGCCAACGATGTGTTGAGGACAAGGCAGTCCCCATCGGTGATCACTGAGTCCACACACTCCAGGACAGACCGGGGGGTGGCCTCCCATTTGAGACGCCGGTGATTTCTGTTGAGCTCCAGGCGGTAGGTGAAGCAGTCGGCCTGGGTAGGGGTCCCGATCAGCATCATGGTGGCAAAAAACTGAGGGTGCCCCTCGTGCCTCTCCTGCTTCCTTAGCACCAGTAGGAAGTGGTGGCCGAGGCAGGAGTGCATGATGATCCAGTCGGCTGGTGCAGGCAGGTGCATGTCTGTAGCCAAGAAGACTATTTCAGCTCCCTGCAGGATGTCAACCCTGTGGATCTGCCTCAGGTGTGGCACCACTACTTCCAAGTGGCCTTCCCACTGGCAGGAGAACAAGGGGCACATGCAGGGTGTCACCTGGGCGCTGTGCAGCCCTGCCtcctggtggtggaggtggtgggggtgggcatggtggcacaggtggcggtggtggtggtgatgacagTGATGGTGGGTGATATGGTGAGGGTGGAAGCTGACTTGCTCTGTGGTGCTCTGAGTGATGGCTCGTCGACTGGACACATACTGGAAGGAAACACAAACAAGTTAGTGGGCTGAAGCTGTGATTTTCCCCTTGGCTATAACTTCCCTGGTGCTCCAGGGGCTAATAGCAGGTTCTCTGGGTTGGACAGAAAAAGTTTCAtttcctaccaaaaaaaaaaaaaattaaattttaaaatggttcTGGTAGGTGCTTTAGGGAAGCTAAGATGACAAACACTTAGttcaagaaaatacaatatttaTAAGCCTTTCTGAGTCTTTAATAAGATACCAAAGCGACTAGGAAATTTTACCCCTTACATGATGATGGTCATCCATCATAAAGGACAAGAAAATCCATTCTTATGTTTCGTTCGGTACTGTTGATAATTTTATGTAGGAATGAAAGTCAATGGATTTTTTCCAAGtactttgttgttgttactatttTGTGATTTCTGTAATGCCTATTTTTTCATCCAGAGCTACTGGGGTTGTGCTGTTCTAACCTCTGGCTCCTAAGGCAGCTGGTGGGATGCAGAACTGATGTGAGTGTtggaccacagtggccagggtgagTGCCCCACtgaatctctccctctcccacccactccaccccacctAAGGCACACTTCTATCCTGATTCTGCCTGGCTTGTCACTCTGCCACAGCTCCCAAGGACTCAGCATCAGTCAGCTGCCACCATGAGACTCCTAGCCTTTTGTTCTTCAAGGCAGCATGCCCATACATGCCCTGAAAAACCCCAGGAACCATGATACTCTGATCAGCTATCTGTAAACACAGAGCACCTGTTCAGGCCAGACCCTATAGGTGTTAGCGATACAGCACAGTGGATGCTACACCTCTTTTGTATGGGTTGAACTGACATTAATGTACGTACAATTACTTCTCCGATGAGGGTACTCCTTATGACATGAGGCTATGCATCATATTTTTCAGTTGGAAACAGGCCTGGGTTCCAAAGGCTGGGATTCATATTTACACCTCTGAGTCTGAACATACCTCTCCTGCTTGCTCATGTCTGCCGGAAGGTCCTACCTCCATCGACTCCCTGCTGCTGAGCTGTCTTTCTTGAAGTAGGCTGCAGAACCTGTGCCCCACAGCAGTGCTGGCAGCTCAGCAGTGCACTGCTCCCTAGGCTATCTTCAGGTAGACAACATTTTTTCTGTTCCAGCTCTCCAAACCATTCCTGGAATTCAGGTGTGTGAGGCTCCTGCCTTCCCACatggtttcatttcatttgtgaAGTGCAGAGGATCACAAGGGTACATGGATATTTCACACTACCCACTGTTGCTGCCAGATTCTGTCTCCCTTGGCTCATGGTGACagacatgcatgcatgcacgtgcacacacacacatatgtgcacacacagccaTGCATGCAAACACATGCATGCCCATCCATATACAATACACATTAGTGATACACAGGATGTGTATCCACATACGTGCACATACCCCTTCCCACCTAGCCTATACATGGCACATTGAAAAGGTTCCTTTGGTAGTGGAGATGATCTGGAGGGTgccagatcagctctgctc contains:
- the SIAH3 gene encoding seven in absentia homolog 3, producing the protein MLFFTQCFGAVLDLIHLRFQHYKAKRVFSAAGQLVCVVNPTHNLKYVSSRRAITQSTTEQVSFHPHHITHHHCHHHHHRHLCHHAHPHHLHHQEAGLHSAQVTPCMCPLFSCQWEGHLEVVVPHLRQIHRVDILQGAEIVFLATDMHLPAPADWIIMHSCLGHHFLLVLRKQERHEGHPQFFATMMLIGTPTQADCFTYRLELNRNHRRLKWEATPRSVLECVDSVITDGDCLVLNTSLAQLFSDNGSLAIGIAITETEVHATETDM